The Bacillus xiapuensis genome window below encodes:
- a CDS encoding 50S ribosomal protein L7ae-like protein, with product MSYEKVAKAKSLRIGTKQTVKALERNTVSEVIVAEDANPAIMNVVAELAEHKMVPITYVDSMHKLGRACGIDVKAAAVAIINE from the coding sequence ATGTCTTATGAAAAAGTAGCAAAGGCTAAAAGCCTGAGAATAGGAACAAAACAAACAGTGAAAGCTCTTGAAAGAAATACAGTCAGTGAAGTAATTGTCGCTGAGGATGCAAACCCGGCTATTATGAATGTAGTGGCGGAGCTTGCAGAGCATAAAATGGTGCCGATTACTTATGTTGATTCCATGCATAAGCTTGGAAGAGCATGCGGGATTGATGTCAAGGCGGCCGCTGTTGCAATTATTAATGAATAA
- the rpsL gene encoding 30S ribosomal protein S12: MPTINQLVRKPRKSKSTTSKSPALNKGYNSFKKAATDVNSPQKRGVCTRVGTMTPKKPNSALRKYARVRLSNGIEVTAYIPGIGHNLQEHSVVLIRGGRVKDLPGVRYHIVRGALDTAGVETRRQGRSKYGTKRPKPAKN; the protein is encoded by the coding sequence ATGCCTACTATTAACCAGTTAGTGCGTAAACCTCGTAAATCAAAATCTACTACTTCTAAATCACCAGCACTTAACAAAGGGTACAACAGCTTTAAGAAAGCAGCAACAGATGTAAACTCACCGCAAAAGCGGGGAGTATGTACTCGTGTTGGTACGATGACACCGAAAAAACCGAACTCAGCGTTGCGTAAGTACGCCCGTGTTCGTTTAAGCAACGGTATCGAAGTAACAGCTTATATTCCTGGTATCGGCCACAACCTTCAAGAGCACAGCGTTGTTCTTATCCGTGGCGGACGGGTAAAGGATTTACCAGGGGTGCGTTATCATATCGTGCGCGGAGCGCTTGATACTGCCGGTGTTGAAACTCGCCGTCAAGGCCGTTCTAAGTACGGAACAAAACGCCCGAAACCAGCTAAAAACTAA
- the rpsG gene encoding 30S ribosomal protein S7, with protein sequence MPRKGPVAKRDVLPDPMYNSKLVTRLINKMMVDGKRGKAQAILYASFDLIRERTGKDPMEVFDQAIKNIMPVLEVKARRVGGANYQVPVEVRPERRTTLGLRWLVNYSRLRGEKTMEERLAAEILDAANNTGASVKKREDTHKMAEANKAFAHYRW encoded by the coding sequence ATGCCACGTAAAGGCCCTGTAGCAAAAAGAGACGTACTTCCAGATCCGATGTACAACTCTAAGCTAGTTACACGTCTTATCAACAAAATGATGGTAGACGGTAAAAGAGGTAAAGCACAAGCTATTCTTTACGCATCATTCGATCTTATCCGTGAACGCACAGGCAAAGATCCAATGGAAGTATTTGATCAAGCAATTAAAAACATCATGCCAGTATTAGAGGTAAAAGCACGCCGTGTAGGTGGAGCTAACTACCAAGTACCTGTAGAGGTTCGCCCTGAACGCCGCACAACACTTGGACTTCGCTGGTTAGTTAACTATTCTCGTCTTCGCGGTGAGAAAACAATGGAAGAGCGCCTTGCAGCGGAAATCCTTGATGCAGCTAACAACACGGGTGCGTCTGTTAAGAAACGTGAAGACACTCATAAAATGGCGGAAGCAAACAAAGCATTTGCTCATTACCGCTGGTAA
- the fusA gene encoding elongation factor G, translating to MGREFSLEKTRNIGIMAHIDAGKTTTTERILYYTGRIHKIGETHEGASQMDWMEQEQERGITITSAATTAQWKNHRVNIIDTPGHVDFTVEVERSLRVLDGAVTVLDAQSGVEPQTETVWRQATTYGVPRIVFVNKMDKIGADFLYSVGTLHNRLMANAHPIQLPIGAEDEFRGIIDLIEMKATFYGNDLGTEIEVADIPAEYQEQAEEYREKLIEAVAEIDEELMEKYLGGEELTNEEIKAAIRKGTLNVEFFPVLCGTAFKNKGVQLMLDAVIDYLPAPTDVPAIKGTRPDGDEEISRPSTDDAPFSALAFKVMTDPYVGKLTFFRVYSGVLHSGSYVQNSTKGKRERVGRILQMHANSRQEISEVYAGDIAAAVGLKDTTTGDTLCDEKDLVILESMEFPEPVISLSVEPKSKADQAKMSTALQKLQEEDPTFRAETNQETGQVIISGMGELHLDIIVDRMRREFKVEANVGAPQVAYRETFRSSAQVEGKFARQSGGRGQYGHVWIEFSPNEEGAGFEFENAIVGGVVPREYIPAVQAGLEDAMQNGILAGYPMVDIKAKLYDGSYHDVDSSEMAFKIAASMALKNAASKCNPVLLEPMMKVEVVIPDEYLGDIMGDITSRRGRVEGMEARGNAQVVKAFVPLSEMFGYATTLRSNTQGRGTYSMHFDHYEEVPKAIADEIVKKNKGE from the coding sequence ATGGGAAGAGAGTTCTCCTTAGAAAAAACTCGTAATATCGGCATCATGGCTCACATCGATGCCGGTAAAACGACGACTACAGAGCGAATTCTTTATTACACAGGACGCATCCATAAGATCGGTGAGACTCACGAAGGTGCTTCTCAAATGGACTGGATGGAGCAAGAGCAAGAGCGCGGTATTACAATCACATCCGCTGCCACAACCGCTCAATGGAAGAATCATCGCGTCAACATCATCGACACACCTGGACACGTAGACTTCACAGTTGAAGTTGAGCGTTCACTTCGCGTGCTTGATGGTGCGGTAACAGTGCTTGATGCGCAATCAGGCGTTGAGCCTCAAACTGAAACAGTTTGGCGCCAAGCTACTACTTACGGGGTTCCTCGTATCGTATTCGTCAACAAAATGGATAAAATCGGTGCCGACTTCCTTTATTCAGTAGGCACTCTTCATAATCGCTTAATGGCGAACGCTCATCCGATTCAATTGCCAATTGGTGCAGAGGATGAATTCCGCGGCATTATCGACTTAATCGAAATGAAAGCTACCTTCTACGGCAATGACCTTGGAACTGAGATTGAAGTGGCAGATATCCCTGCTGAGTATCAAGAACAGGCTGAGGAATATCGTGAGAAGTTAATTGAAGCAGTGGCTGAGATCGATGAAGAATTAATGGAAAAATACCTTGGCGGAGAAGAGCTTACAAATGAAGAAATTAAAGCCGCAATCCGCAAAGGCACTTTGAATGTTGAATTCTTCCCGGTATTATGCGGTACAGCCTTTAAAAACAAAGGTGTCCAATTAATGCTGGATGCTGTGATCGACTATCTTCCGGCGCCAACTGACGTGCCGGCAATTAAGGGTACTCGTCCGGATGGAGATGAAGAGATTTCTCGCCCTTCAACTGATGATGCGCCATTCTCAGCGCTTGCCTTCAAGGTAATGACAGACCCTTATGTCGGTAAGCTAACATTCTTCCGCGTATACTCCGGAGTTCTTCATTCCGGTTCATACGTGCAAAACTCAACGAAAGGCAAACGTGAACGTGTAGGCCGTATCCTGCAAATGCACGCTAACTCTCGTCAAGAGATCTCTGAAGTGTATGCCGGAGATATCGCGGCAGCTGTTGGTCTGAAGGATACAACAACAGGTGACACGCTTTGTGATGAAAAGGATCTCGTAATCCTTGAATCAATGGAATTCCCTGAACCGGTTATTTCATTATCCGTTGAGCCGAAGTCAAAAGCAGATCAGGCAAAAATGTCAACAGCGCTTCAAAAACTTCAAGAAGAGGATCCAACATTCCGTGCGGAAACTAACCAGGAAACTGGACAAGTTATCATTTCCGGTATGGGTGAGCTTCACTTAGATATCATCGTTGACCGTATGCGTCGCGAGTTCAAAGTAGAAGCAAATGTTGGTGCTCCTCAGGTTGCTTACCGCGAAACTTTCCGTTCATCTGCTCAAGTTGAAGGAAAATTTGCCCGCCAATCTGGTGGTCGCGGACAATACGGTCACGTTTGGATCGAATTCTCTCCTAACGAAGAAGGAGCCGGTTTCGAATTCGAAAACGCAATCGTCGGCGGGGTTGTTCCTCGTGAATATATCCCAGCTGTTCAAGCAGGTCTTGAAGATGCGATGCAAAATGGTATCCTGGCTGGTTACCCAATGGTAGACATCAAAGCGAAACTATACGATGGTTCTTACCATGATGTAGACTCCAGTGAAATGGCGTTTAAAATCGCTGCTTCCATGGCGTTGAAAAACGCAGCATCCAAATGTAACCCAGTTCTGCTTGAACCAATGATGAAAGTAGAAGTTGTGATTCCAGATGAATATCTTGGAGACATCATGGGTGACATTACTTCTCGCCGCGGACGCGTGGAAGGAATGGAAGCTCGCGGTAATGCCCAAGTAGTAAAAGCGTTTGTTCCACTTTCTGAAATGTTTGGTTATGCAACTACATTGCGTTCCAACACGCAAGGACGCGGAACATACTCCATGCACTTCGACCATTATGAAGAGGTGCCAAAGGCAATTGCAGATGAAATTGTCAAAAAAAATAAAGGCGAATAA
- the tuf gene encoding elongation factor Tu: MAKEKFDRSKTHANIGTIGHVDHGKTTLTAAITTVLAKRGGSEARGYDQIDNAPEERERGITINTSHVEYETETRHYAHVDCPGHADYVKNMITGAAQMDGGILVVSAADGPMPQTREHILLSRNVGVPYLVVFLNKCDMVDDEELLELVEMEVRDLLSEYDFPGDDVPVIKGSALKALEGEAEWEDKIIELMDAVDKYVPTPERDTDKPFMMPVEDVFSITGRGTVATGRVERGQVKVGDEVEIIGLADEAKKTTVTGVEMFRKLLDYAEAGDNIGALLRGISREDVQRGQVLAKPGSITPHTKFNAEVYVLSKEEGGRHTPFFSNYRPQFYFRTTDVTGVVNLPEGVEMVMPGDNVEMKVELISPIAIEEGTRFSIREGGRTVGSGVVTSIEK; the protein is encoded by the coding sequence ATGGCTAAGGAAAAATTCGACCGTTCCAAAACACATGCGAATATCGGTACAATCGGTCACGTTGACCATGGTAAAACAACTTTAACAGCAGCGATCACAACTGTTCTTGCTAAACGAGGCGGAAGTGAAGCGCGCGGTTACGATCAAATCGACAACGCTCCAGAAGAGCGCGAGCGCGGTATCACAATCAATACATCTCACGTTGAGTATGAAACAGAAACTCGTCACTATGCGCACGTTGACTGCCCAGGACATGCTGACTACGTTAAAAACATGATCACTGGTGCGGCGCAAATGGACGGCGGTATCCTAGTAGTATCCGCTGCTGACGGCCCAATGCCACAAACTCGTGAGCACATCCTTCTTTCTCGCAACGTTGGTGTGCCATACCTAGTTGTATTCTTAAACAAATGCGACATGGTAGACGATGAAGAACTTCTTGAACTAGTTGAAATGGAAGTTCGTGACCTGCTTTCTGAATACGACTTCCCTGGCGACGATGTACCAGTCATCAAAGGTTCTGCTCTTAAAGCTCTTGAAGGCGAAGCTGAGTGGGAAGACAAAATCATTGAACTTATGGACGCTGTTGACAAATACGTTCCAACTCCAGAACGTGACACTGACAAGCCATTCATGATGCCTGTTGAGGACGTGTTCTCAATCACTGGACGCGGTACAGTTGCAACTGGACGCGTTGAGCGCGGTCAAGTTAAAGTCGGTGATGAAGTAGAAATCATCGGTCTAGCTGACGAAGCTAAGAAAACAACTGTAACGGGCGTTGAAATGTTCCGTAAGCTTCTTGACTATGCAGAAGCTGGTGACAACATCGGTGCTCTTCTTCGCGGTATTTCCCGTGAAGATGTACAGCGTGGTCAAGTTCTTGCTAAGCCAGGATCTATCACACCTCACACTAAGTTCAATGCGGAAGTTTACGTTCTATCAAAAGAAGAGGGTGGACGTCACACTCCATTCTTCTCTAACTATCGTCCTCAATTCTATTTCCGTACAACGGATGTAACAGGCGTAGTTAACCTTCCTGAAGGTGTAGAAATGGTTATGCCTGGGGACAACGTAGAAATGAAAGTTGAACTAATTTCTCCAATCGCGATCGAAGAAGGAACTCGCTTCTCTATTCGTGAAGGCGGACGCACAGTTGGTTCAGGCGTTGTAACTTCAATCGAAAAATAA
- the rpsJ gene encoding 30S ribosomal protein S10 produces MAKQKIRIRLKAYDHRILDQSAEKIVETAKRSGASVSGPIPLPTEKSVYTILRAVHKYKDSREQFEMRTHKRLIDIVNPTPQTVDSLMRLDLPSGVDIEIKL; encoded by the coding sequence ATGGCAAAACAAAAAATTCGCATCCGTTTAAAGGCGTATGACCACAGAATTCTAGATCAATCAGCAGAAAAGATTGTTGAAACAGCAAAACGTTCTGGTGCTAGTGTATCGGGTCCGATCCCGTTGCCAACAGAAAAATCTGTTTACACAATCTTGCGTGCTGTTCATAAGTACAAAGATTCTCGTGAGCAATTTGAAATGCGCACACATAAACGTTTAATTGACATTGTGAATCCAACACCTCAAACGGTTGATTCATTAATGCGTTTAGACTTGCCATCAGGCGTTGACATTGAAATTAAACTATAA
- the rplC gene encoding 50S ribosomal protein L3 produces the protein MTKGILGRKIGMTQVFAENGDLIPVTLIEAAPNVVLQKKTIENDGYEAVQLGFDDKREKLANKPAKGHVAKANTAPKRFIREFRNFDSEVEVGQEVKVDIFAEGDIVDVTGVSKGKGFQGAIKRHGQGRGPMSHGSRYHRRPGSMGPVAPNRVFKNKLLPGRMGGEQITIQNLQVIKVDAERNVILVKGNVPGPKKSLVKIQSAVKADQ, from the coding sequence ATGACCAAAGGAATCTTAGGAAGAAAAATCGGTATGACTCAAGTGTTTGCTGAAAACGGCGATTTAATCCCCGTAACATTAATTGAAGCGGCACCAAACGTTGTACTGCAAAAGAAAACAATCGAAAACGACGGCTACGAAGCGGTTCAGCTAGGCTTTGACGACAAGCGCGAAAAGCTTGCGAACAAACCAGCTAAAGGACACGTTGCCAAAGCGAACACAGCACCTAAGCGCTTCATTCGTGAGTTCCGTAACTTCGATTCAGAAGTAGAAGTTGGTCAAGAGGTCAAAGTAGATATTTTCGCAGAAGGAGATATCGTTGATGTAACAGGAGTATCGAAAGGTAAAGGCTTCCAAGGTGCCATCAAGCGCCACGGGCAAGGCCGCGGACCAATGTCTCACGGTTCACGTTACCATCGCCGCCCTGGTTCAATGGGTCCTGTCGCTCCTAACCGTGTATTCAAGAACAAATTGCTTCCTGGACGCATGGGCGGAGAACAGATCACAATTCAAAATCTGCAAGTCATTAAAGTGGATGCAGAACGCAATGTTATCTTAGTAAAGGGAAATGTTCCTGGACCTAAAAAATCACTTGTGAAAATTCAAAGCGCTGTAAAAGCGGATCAATAG
- the rplD gene encoding 50S ribosomal protein L4: MPKVTVLNQSGSQVGEIELNDAVFGIEPNEHAVFEAVMMQRASLRQGTHKVKTRAEVSGGGRKPWRQKGTGRARQGSIRSPQWRGGGTVFGPVPRSYSYKLPKKVRRLAIKSALSSKVAEQNIVVLEALSMDAPKTKEFANVLKNLSVDSKALIVTETLNENVALSARNIPGVTVIEANGMNVLDLVGHEKLIMTKAAVEKVEEVLA; this comes from the coding sequence ATGCCAAAAGTTACAGTATTAAACCAAAGCGGTTCTCAAGTTGGCGAAATCGAACTTAATGATGCCGTATTTGGTATCGAACCAAATGAACATGCCGTATTTGAAGCGGTTATGATGCAAAGAGCTTCTTTGCGTCAAGGAACACATAAAGTAAAGACGCGCGCTGAAGTAAGCGGCGGTGGACGCAAACCGTGGCGTCAGAAAGGTACAGGACGCGCACGCCAAGGGTCTATCCGTTCTCCGCAATGGCGCGGCGGCGGTACTGTGTTCGGACCAGTTCCGCGCAGCTACAGCTATAAATTACCGAAGAAAGTACGCCGTCTAGCAATTAAATCAGCACTTTCTTCAAAAGTAGCAGAGCAAAACATCGTTGTATTAGAGGCATTATCTATGGATGCTCCTAAGACAAAAGAATTTGCTAACGTACTTAAGAACCTTTCTGTAGACAGCAAAGCATTAATCGTAACAGAAACTCTAAACGAAAACGTTGCTTTATCAGCTCGTAACATCCCTGGTGTAACAGTAATAGAAGCAAACGGCATGAATGTTTTAGACTTAGTGGGTCATGAGAAGTTAATCATGACGAAAGCAGCTGTTGAAAAAGTAGAGGAGGTGCTTGCATAA
- the rplW gene encoding 50S ribosomal protein L23: MMDARDVIKRPVITEHSTEIMVDKKYTFEVDVRANKTQVKDAVEEIFGVKVAKVNIMNYKGKFKRMGRYAGYTNKRRKAVVTLTQDSKEIELFEV; the protein is encoded by the coding sequence ATAATGGATGCACGCGATGTGATTAAGCGCCCCGTTATTACTGAACATTCAACTGAAATTATGGTTGATAAAAAATATACATTTGAAGTTGATGTGAGAGCGAACAAAACACAAGTTAAAGATGCAGTGGAAGAAATCTTTGGTGTGAAAGTAGCTAAAGTCAACATCATGAACTACAAAGGTAAGTTCAAACGTATGGGTCGTTATGCAGGTTATACAAACAAGCGCCGTAAAGCGGTTGTTACATTAACTCAGGACAGCAAAGAAATCGAACTATTTGAAGTTTAA
- the rplB gene encoding 50S ribosomal protein L2, with amino-acid sequence MAIKKYKPTTNGRRGMTVSDFAEITTSTPEKSLLAPLKKKGGRNNHGKITVRHHGGGHKRQYRIIDFKRDKDGIPGRVATIEYDPNRSANIALINYADGEKRYILAPKNLKVGMEVMSGPDADIKVGNALPLVNIPVGTVIHNIELKPGKGGQLVRSAGVSAQVLGKEGKYVLVRLASGEVRMVLATCRASIGQVGNEQHELINIGKAGRSRWLGKKPTVRGSVMNPNDHPHGGGEGRTPIGRKSPVSPWGKPTLGYKTRKKTNKSDKFIVRRRKK; translated from the coding sequence ATGGCGATTAAAAAGTATAAACCAACCACAAATGGTCGTCGCGGCATGACGGTTTCTGATTTTGCAGAAATCACAACAAGCACTCCGGAAAAATCATTGCTTGCGCCTCTTAAGAAGAAAGGCGGCCGTAACAACCACGGTAAAATTACTGTTCGTCATCACGGTGGCGGCCATAAGCGTCAATACCGTATCATCGACTTCAAACGCGATAAAGATGGTATACCAGGACGCGTTGCCACAATCGAGTATGATCCAAACCGCTCTGCAAACATCGCATTGATCAACTATGCAGATGGTGAAAAACGCTATATCTTAGCACCGAAAAACCTTAAAGTTGGAATGGAAGTAATGTCTGGACCAGATGCCGACATTAAAGTAGGAAATGCACTTCCTTTAGTGAACATTCCTGTAGGTACAGTTATTCACAACATCGAGTTGAAACCAGGAAAGGGTGGACAGCTAGTCCGTTCAGCTGGCGTTTCTGCACAAGTGTTAGGTAAAGAAGGTAAATACGTTCTTGTACGCTTAGCATCTGGTGAAGTTCGCATGGTTCTTGCAACTTGCCGTGCGTCAATCGGTCAAGTCGGCAACGAGCAACATGAACTAATCAACATTGGTAAAGCAGGCCGTTCTCGCTGGTTAGGCAAGAAGCCTACCGTTCGCGGATCTGTAATGAACCCTAATGACCATCCACACGGTGGTGGTGAAGGACGTACACCAATCGGACGTAAATCACCAGTTTCTCCTTGGGGCAAACCAACCCTTGGTTACAAAACTCGTAAGAAAACAAACAAAAGCGACAAGTTTATCGTTCGCCGTCGCAAAAAATAA
- the rpsS gene encoding 30S ribosomal protein S19, whose protein sequence is MGRSLKKGPFVDDHLYKKIEKLNETDKKQVVKTWSRRSTIFPAFIGHTIAVYDGRKHVPVYVTEDMVGHKLGEFAPTRTYKGHASDDKKTKR, encoded by the coding sequence ATGGGCCGCAGCTTAAAAAAAGGACCTTTTGTTGATGATCATCTATACAAAAAGATCGAAAAACTAAATGAAACAGATAAAAAGCAAGTTGTGAAAACTTGGTCTCGCCGTTCAACAATCTTCCCAGCGTTCATCGGACACACTATTGCTGTCTATGATGGCCGCAAGCATGTCCCTGTATATGTGACAGAAGATATGGTTGGGCACAAACTAGGTGAGTTCGCGCCAACTCGTACGTACAAAGGTCACGCAAGTGACGATAAGAAAACCAAACGCTAA
- the rplV gene encoding 50S ribosomal protein L22 → MEAKAVVRTVRIAPRKARLVIDLIRGKQVGEAVAILRHTPKAASPIIEKLLKSAVANAEHNYDMDVNNLVIKQAFVNEGPTLKRFRPRAMGRASQINKRTSHITVVVSEKKEG, encoded by the coding sequence ATGGAAGCAAAAGCTGTCGTTAGAACAGTTCGTATTGCTCCTCGTAAGGCACGTTTAGTCATTGACTTGATTCGAGGTAAGCAAGTGGGAGAAGCTGTAGCTATCTTGCGCCATACGCCGAAAGCTGCATCTCCAATCATTGAAAAACTATTAAAATCTGCCGTTGCCAACGCAGAGCACAACTATGACATGGACGTTAACAACCTTGTGATTAAGCAAGCATTCGTTAATGAAGGTCCGACATTAAAACGTTTCCGTCCGCGTGCAATGGGACGCGCAAGCCAAATTAATAAACGCACAAGCCACATCACAGTTGTGGTATCAGAAAAGAAGGAGGGATAA
- the rpsC gene encoding 30S ribosomal protein S3, whose protein sequence is MGQKVHPHGLRVGIIRDWDSKWYAEKDYADLLHEDLKVRGYIEERLKDASVSRVEIERAANRINITVHTAKPGMVIGKGGSEVEALRKSLNQLTNKRVHINIVEVKRADLDAKLVAENIARQLENRVSFRRAQKQAIQRTIRAGAKGVKTMVSGRLGGADIARAEHYSEGTVPLHTLRADIDYAHVEADTTYGKLGVKVWIYRGEVLPAKKKSEEGGK, encoded by the coding sequence GTGGGTCAAAAAGTACATCCTCATGGTTTACGTGTAGGTATTATTCGTGACTGGGATTCAAAATGGTACGCTGAAAAAGATTATGCAGATCTTTTACATGAAGACCTTAAAGTGCGCGGGTATATCGAAGAACGTTTAAAAGACGCTTCAGTATCTCGTGTTGAAATTGAACGTGCTGCTAATCGAATCAATATTACTGTTCATACAGCGAAGCCTGGTATGGTTATCGGTAAAGGTGGTTCAGAGGTAGAAGCACTTCGCAAATCTTTAAACCAATTAACAAACAAGCGAGTTCATATTAACATCGTTGAAGTCAAAAGAGCGGACCTAGACGCTAAGCTAGTAGCAGAAAACATTGCCCGTCAATTGGAAAATCGTGTATCTTTCCGCCGCGCGCAAAAACAAGCGATTCAGCGCACAATTCGCGCAGGTGCGAAAGGTGTCAAAACAATGGTTTCTGGCCGTCTTGGTGGAGCAGATATCGCCCGCGCTGAACACTATAGTGAAGGAACAGTTCCACTTCATACGCTTCGTGCAGACATCGACTATGCACATGTTGAAGCAGACACCACTTACGGTAAGCTTGGTGTAAAAGTATGGATTTACCGTGGAGAAGTCCTTCCTGCAAAGAAGAAGTCTGAGGAAGGAGGAAAATAA
- the rplP gene encoding 50S ribosomal protein L16, whose protein sequence is MLLPKRVKYRRVHRGKMRGQAKGGTQVAFGEYGLQAVEASWITNRQIEAARIAMTRYMKRGGKVWIKIFPHKPYTAKPLEVRMGSGKGAPEGWVAVVKPGKIMFEVAGVPEEVAREALRLAAHKLPIKCKVVKREEIGGESNEG, encoded by the coding sequence ATGTTATTGCCTAAACGCGTTAAATATCGTCGTGTACACCGCGGAAAAATGCGCGGTCAAGCAAAAGGCGGCACTCAAGTAGCATTCGGTGAATACGGTTTACAAGCAGTTGAAGCTTCTTGGATCACCAACCGTCAAATCGAGGCAGCACGTATTGCTATGACTCGTTACATGAAACGTGGCGGTAAAGTATGGATTAAAATTTTCCCGCATAAGCCTTACACAGCTAAACCTCTAGAAGTACGTATGGGTTCCGGTAAAGGTGCTCCTGAAGGATGGGTGGCTGTAGTTAAACCAGGAAAGATCATGTTTGAGGTCGCTGGCGTGCCGGAAGAGGTTGCTCGTGAAGCCCTTCGTCTTGCTGCTCACAAACTTCCTATTAAATGTAAGGTTGTAAAACGAGAAGAAATTGGTGGTGAATCAAATGAAGGCTAA
- the rpmC gene encoding 50S ribosomal protein L29 produces MKANEIRELTTAEIEQKVKSLKEELFNLRFQLATGQLENTARIREVRKAIARMKTVVRQREIDVNNR; encoded by the coding sequence ATGAAGGCTAATGAAATTCGTGAACTAACCACTGCCGAAATTGAACAAAAAGTAAAGTCTTTAAAAGAAGAGCTTTTCAACCTTCGCTTCCAATTAGCAACTGGACAGCTTGAAAACACTGCTCGTATTCGTGAAGTACGCAAAGCGATCGCTCGTATGAAAACAGTTGTACGTCAAAGAGAGATCGATGTTAACAATCGATAA
- the rpsQ gene encoding 30S ribosomal protein S17, with amino-acid sequence MSERNQRKVYTGRVVSDKMDKTVTVLVETYKKHSLYGKRVKYSKKFKAHDELNEAKIGDVVRIMETRPLSATKRFRLVEVVEKAVII; translated from the coding sequence ATGAGTGAACGTAACCAGCGCAAAGTTTATACTGGACGCGTTGTATCTGACAAAATGGATAAGACGGTAACCGTTCTAGTTGAAACTTACAAGAAGCACTCACTTTACGGCAAACGCGTTAAGTACTCTAAAAAATTCAAAGCTCATGATGAGTTGAATGAAGCAAAAATCGGCGATGTAGTTCGCATTATGGAAACTCGCCCGCTTTCTGCTACGAAACGCTTCCGTCTTGTTGAAGTCGTTGAAAAAGCAGTTATTATTTAA
- the rplN gene encoding 50S ribosomal protein L14, producing the protein MIQQESRLKVADNSGAREVLTIKVLGGSGRKTANIGDVIVCTVKQATPGGVVKKGDVVKAVVVRTKRGVRRNDGSYIRFDENACVIIKDDKGPRGTRIFGPVARELRDNNFMKIVSLAPEVI; encoded by the coding sequence ATGATCCAACAAGAATCTCGTTTGAAAGTAGCTGACAACTCAGGTGCGCGTGAAGTTTTAACGATCAAAGTTCTTGGTGGCTCTGGCCGTAAAACTGCGAACATTGGAGACGTAATCGTCTGCACAGTCAAACAAGCAACACCAGGTGGCGTTGTCAAAAAAGGTGATGTCGTTAAAGCTGTAGTTGTTCGTACTAAACGCGGAGTTCGTCGTAACGATGGATCTTATATCCGTTTCGACGAAAACGCTTGTGTCATCATTAAAGATGATAAGGGACCACGCGGAACTCGTATCTTCGGACCAGTTGCACGCGAATTACGCGACAACAATTTTATGAAAATCGTTTCTCTTGCTCCAGAGGTAATTTAA
- the rplX gene encoding 50S ribosomal protein L24, translating to MNVKKGDKVMVITGKDKGKTGIVLAAFPKKDRVLVEGINIVKKHAKPSQVNPQGGIISQEAPIHASNVMLLDPKSNEPTRVGYKVVDGKKVRVAKKSGETLDK from the coding sequence ATGAATGTAAAAAAAGGCGATAAAGTAATGGTCATCACGGGCAAAGACAAAGGAAAGACTGGCATTGTACTCGCTGCTTTCCCTAAAAAAGACCGTGTGCTTGTTGAAGGAATCAACATCGTGAAAAAACACGCGAAGCCTTCACAAGTAAATCCGCAAGGCGGAATTATTAGCCAAGAGGCACCTATTCACGCTTCAAACGTCATGCTGTTAGATCCTAAATCTAATGAACCTACTCGCGTAGGCTACAAAGTAGTTGACGGCAAAAAAGTGCGTGTCGCAAAAAAATCCGGTGAAACTTTAGATAAATAA